Below is a window of Tolypothrix bouteillei VB521301 DNA.
TGACTATCTACAACTAGCTTCGCGACACTCCCACACCCACTTTTCCTTCCCTATCAAAGTTCATGCTGTCCGTCCCGGAATTGTTTACGAAGATGATGAATTTATCGTGACTTGCAACCCCTTACATCATCGGGTCACCACCTTTGGTTACCGAGTCACGGAAAAAGACCGTCCCGGACGTTTTGATGTTGAAAAAGCCAAAGAGTTGCAAATTCCACCCGGACGCATTTACGGACAACTCAAACGTGGTGAAACAGTCACTCTTGCAGATGGGCGAGTCATCAATGGCAAAGAATTGTGCGGACCTACAGAAATTGGGCGCAAAATTGCCTACTGTACAGACACAATTTACTGTGACAATGCAGTGGAGTTGGCACAGGATGCTGACGTTTTAATTCATGAAGCCACTTTTGCCCATCAAGATTCAGAGTTAGCTTTTCAGCGCTTGCATTCCACAACCACAATGGCAGCGCAAACAGCCTTAGGAGCTAAAGCTCATCGGTTGATTATGACACATTTCAGTCCTCGTTATGCTCCCGGAAATTCCATAGAGTTGAAGGATTTACTTGAAGAAGCTCGTGCTATTTTTCCCAAAACAGATATGGCTTATGATTTTATGACCTATGAAGTACCCAGACGGCGAGAGAAAGGAGAAAAATCATTTTCTAATTCATGATTCGTAAAGACCTACTTTTTCAGAGCGGCTTAGGCGTTCCTTCTAGAGTTGGAGAAAGATGGAGCCTTTGCAAGGGATGAAATCTCCAAACTACCGTTGAGGTTGCGTAAGCCCTGCTTTTGAAGAAGGGGGGATTGAGTCTTATCTGAACCGTATTGGTATATGATGAGGCCAAAAACTGAACATTTCATATAAATAGTGTTTCTAATTACTCTTAAAGGTAGGTTTCCCGCTTTCAAAACTTGACGATCCGCAAATCTTTAAAACTTTTTACAAAAACTTTAATTTCCAAAATTTATCAATTTAATATTTTTGAGATTTTCATTGTATTTCAAGTATGAAAATACACCTTTTACTATGTGTAGCTTACTTGGAAATATATATTTATCTGTATGATTGGCTGTCTAAATAGGTTTTTTAGTAACAACAAAGCAATACAAGAAAGATTATCAACAATATTATAAAGATTAAAAGAAAGAGTTGACGATTGAGATATTTTAACTTAGGTTGAAATGAAAAAGAAAAATGTTAGAGGTTGGATATTGCACGTGTTATTAGCTATATCGACAATAATTCTTTATTGAAGATCCAACTCACTTACGCCTCATTTCTTCAGTAAGGAATTATAGTTCAGTCAAAAAACTGACAGATATTGTTCTCCCTACAGTGTAAAAAATCATTTTGATATTAGAGGAACTTGATAGTGACTGATATTGGTTTGGAACGTGGGAAGATAGTTTTAGTATCCCAAAAAAGTACGGTTGAAGTCAAAAAGCTCTCTAAACTTCTACTGCGTCGGCGCAGACAGATTTTCAGTGTTTATTGCATAGTCATGTCTTTGACAAGCGTTTTGGCTTTTATGACAAAACCAACGTATCAAAGTTCTATGCAAATAATGGTTAGTTCTCGCTCTTCTGAGGGAGGACGGTCCAATTCCCTTCAAGAAGGAGTAGAAAACAAAGCTGTCGATCCTACTTTTGAAGTTATCGATCGCACTTCTCAGTTAAAGCTGATGCTGAGTTCTAGACTGCTACAAAAGGTTGTAGACTCCCTGCGATCGGATTATCCGGATCTTACAGTAGAAGATATCCGAGGAAACGCAGGTAAACAGGGACGTTTAAGTGTGACGAAAGTAGAAGGGAATACAGAAAATAATAAACTATTGACTGAAATCTTTGAGATTTCTTATAAAGATAACGATCCAGTTAAAGCACAAAAAGTTCTTGTAGCTATACAGAAAGTCTATCAAAATTCTAAAATAGAACAGCAAAAAGAACGTATTTCCAGATGGATTGCCTTTTTAAACGAGCGCTTACCCAAAGTTAAAAAGGAAATTGTTCAAGCTGAGACTCAATTAGAAAAATTTCGGAAAAAACATAACTTACTTGACCCGGAAATACAAGGCAAAATCCTTTTAGAATCTCTTGCTGATGTCAGAAAACAGCTACGATTGACTCGCGCCCAACTTCAAGATGCACAAGCGCGTTACAGCAATCTTAAAAAAGAAATAAATTCTTACCCTCTTCAGGAGATCGTCTCTTTTCGCCTGAGTCAATCGCCGCGCTATCAAACACTCGTCCAACAAATTCAAAAGACAGACTTGACTTTAGCTCAAGAACGACTGCGCTATACAGAAAACTCTCCTACTGTGCAAAAATTAATTCAGCAGCGCCAAAACCAAGTTGCTCTTTTACAACAAGAGATGGAGCAAACACTGGGAGAGAAAACTGAAGCACTCTCTGATACTTTACTGAAACAAAAGCAGTTGTTTGCTCCTGAATCTATCACTATAGAAGCACCTCTAGCCATGAAAGGTCAAAGAGTAGGGATGGATTCAAAACTGGTGGAAGAGCTTGTAGAAGTGCAGACAACTGTACTGGGACTCAGTGCTAATGAAAAGAGCTTGACTGAATCAGAATCTCAAATTCAGTTGGAACTTAACAAATATCCCGGTCTAATTGCAGAATACAACCGTCTGTTACCAGAAGTAGAAACTCATCGCAAAATCCTCGAGCATCTAATGACAACACAACAATCTTTAGGATTGATAGTCGATCGAGGAGGATATGAATTGCAGGTCTTAGAAGAACCCCAGCGAGGAGCTTACCTGGGTAGCAATAGATTTCTTATCGTACTTATAGGGGCGCTAGTTGCTCCCATTTTAGGGATTGGAACTGCTGTACTCTCGGAAACTTTAAGTGATACCATCTCTTCTCCACAAGATTTACAAAATTTGTCCCATCTTCGTTTATTGGGAACAGTTCCAAAGCTATCATTATTGAGCATAGAGAAGAAACAATTCAGCCTGCCTTCTATTGTACAGAGAATATTGACTGGTTCGTCAACAAAAGCAGTGCTTGAAGAAGATTCCCTTCTTTGTTTTCAATCCCATGAAACCCTTGATATGACGTATCAAAATATTCAGTTAGGGTTTTCTTCTCCTTGCAAGTCTTTAATGGTAACTTCAGCAATATCAGGAGAAGGTAAATCAACTTTAGCCTTGGGGCTTGCAGTCAGCGCCGCCCGCATGCATCGACGGGTGTTACTGATTGATGCTAATCTGCGCGAACCCAATCTGCACAAAATGTTAGCGCTCTCGAATGATTGGGGATTATCCTTATTATTAGTTGAAGAAACAAACGCTTCTGCCAAACAATATGTTCAACCCGTCCACCCCTCCATTGATGTTTTGACCGCCGGACCGATACCAGAAGACTCGGTTAAATTATTAAGTTCTACACGGATGAAAGAATTATTACAGTTTTTTGAGCAAAATTATGACATGGTGCTGGTAGATGCTCCTTCTATTCTTGGAACAGTTAATACCAGACTTATGGCTTCCTACTGCAAAGGAGTTGCGCTCGTAGGACGCCTCGGTCAGGTAACTTCTACCGAACTGGTTGAAGCCACGGAAGTTTTAAGTAACTTCAATTTAATTGGCATTATTGCCAATGGAGTTAATAGCTCAGTATATTAATTTATCTCTCTTCGGTATATAGTTTTGTCAAGCGGTTCCACTCACTCACAAATAACCCTCTTTTTCTGCAAATTTTCGCATGCGAGGAAGACATTGCCTTTGATAAAAACTGCTTAATGTAGAAACTGACAAGCCAAATTCTATTGAGAGTTCTTTCCAACCAACTTCTGGTGGTAAGCGTTTCAAAATTAACACTTGACAAGTCACATCAGAACGACCTTGAATGTGACTGCGGCTCAACTCTCCATCAGGATCGGTCTCGACCCATAACTTGATTTCTTCTAAAATGGGAGGAACATCAGGTTCAGCGGCTAGGTTATCTACAGGATCGAGGATTTCAATATCCTCACCCGAGCGGGATTGGCTGAAATTTGCAGAAACTGTTCTAGCTTGTTGTCGTTGCTGATTGCGATAAAAGTCTTGCAATCTGCGTCTCAAGTAAACATTCAGCCAAGTCACAATACTACCTAGCTCGGGGTCGTAAGCTTGACCCGTTGTACTTTCACAAAGATT
It encodes the following:
- a CDS encoding ribonuclease Z, encoding MQITFLGTSSGVPTRARNVSSVALRLPQRAQLWLFDCGEGTQHQILRSDLKVSQLSRIFITHMHGDHIFGLMGLLASCGLAGSVERVDIYGPPGLNDYLQLASRHSHTHFSFPIKVHAVRPGIVYEDDEFIVTCNPLHHRVTTFGYRVTEKDRPGRFDVEKAKELQIPPGRIYGQLKRGETVTLADGRVINGKELCGPTEIGRKIAYCTDTIYCDNAVELAQDADVLIHEATFAHQDSELAFQRLHSTTTMAAQTALGAKAHRLIMTHFSPRYAPGNSIELKDLLEEARAIFPKTDMAYDFMTYEVPRRREKGEKSFSNS
- a CDS encoding GumC family protein, which codes for MTDIGLERGKIVLVSQKSTVEVKKLSKLLLRRRRQIFSVYCIVMSLTSVLAFMTKPTYQSSMQIMVSSRSSEGGRSNSLQEGVENKAVDPTFEVIDRTSQLKLMLSSRLLQKVVDSLRSDYPDLTVEDIRGNAGKQGRLSVTKVEGNTENNKLLTEIFEISYKDNDPVKAQKVLVAIQKVYQNSKIEQQKERISRWIAFLNERLPKVKKEIVQAETQLEKFRKKHNLLDPEIQGKILLESLADVRKQLRLTRAQLQDAQARYSNLKKEINSYPLQEIVSFRLSQSPRYQTLVQQIQKTDLTLAQERLRYTENSPTVQKLIQQRQNQVALLQQEMEQTLGEKTEALSDTLLKQKQLFAPESITIEAPLAMKGQRVGMDSKLVEELVEVQTTVLGLSANEKSLTESESQIQLELNKYPGLIAEYNRLLPEVETHRKILEHLMTTQQSLGLIVDRGGYELQVLEEPQRGAYLGSNRFLIVLIGALVAPILGIGTAVLSETLSDTISSPQDLQNLSHLRLLGTVPKLSLLSIEKKQFSLPSIVQRILTGSSTKAVLEEDSLLCFQSHETLDMTYQNIQLGFSSPCKSLMVTSAISGEGKSTLALGLAVSAARMHRRVLLIDANLREPNLHKMLALSNDWGLSLLLVEETNASAKQYVQPVHPSIDVLTAGPIPEDSVKLLSSTRMKELLQFFEQNYDMVLVDAPSILGTVNTRLMASYCKGVALVGRLGQVTSTELVEATEVLSNFNLIGIIANGVNSSVY